CTGACATACCATCACGGTCTTCAAGGGCAACGTCTACACCTTGTGCGATATCAGGAGATTGCTCATCGATAGAAGTTAATACTGCACAAGTATCAGCATCAAAGCCATACTTCGCACGTGTATAACCAATTTCCCTTACTGTTTCACGAACAATTTTCGGGATATCTACATAAGTAGTAGTTGTTATTTCACCTGCTACTAATACTAAACCTGTTGTTACGCTAGTTTCTGCCGCTACGCGAGCATTTGGATCATGTGTTAAAATTGCATCTAAAATTCCATCTGAAATTTGGTCACAAATTTTATCTGGATGACCTTCTGTAACACTTTCTGATGTAAATAGACGACGACTAATGTTAGCCATTAAAATTCCTCCTTTAAATAGTTTCTTCTATTTGATACGGAACTCAATCCCCAATTTTAAAAGAGTGACACATAAGAAAAAGCTTAAACCATTATGTAAAGCCTTTCGTGAACTCATAAAAAAATCCTTTCCCTATTATAGAGGAAAAGGTAATTCTTTCAGCCTTTCACCTCTTATCGATCAAGACAATAGTCTTGCAACAGGTTAGCACCTTTTCACCAGTAATTCTGCGGTGTCGGTTGCTGGGCTTCGTTGGGCCTGTCCCTCCGCCAGCTCGGGATAAGAAGAGTATCCGTTCGCGACATATCATATCGCATTATGTCAAACAGTGTCAATAACTTCGCTTAAACTCTTCTATATACATTTTCGGCATTCATTTCAATTGCTATACATGAAAACCGAGACTAATACTAGCATGCCCTAAAAATTGACTTTCTTCCTATAATTAAATGGTTTATAATAAAGGCTATTTCATTAAAAAATCCATTTTTTTCTTAAAAAGTCACATTATCGGTTAAATAGTATAGACTATATTTATAAATATGTTATACTATTTATTGAAAGTCACATACTAATAAATTTAATTAATAAATACTTATAAAAAAGGATGGTTCTAAAATGAGTGCGACTAAAAGTGCAGACGCTTTAAACAATCTTTTAAGCAATTCTAATATTCTTTCTAATCTTTCCGTTCCACAGTTAATTGAAAAAGCCTTGCTTCGTAATGAAGGAACATTAACATCTACTGGTGCACTACGAGTAGAAACAGGCAAGTACACTGGTCGTTCTCCTAAGGATAAATTTATTGTTGAAGAGAAGTCAGTAAAAGATAAAATTGATTGGGGCCCAATTAACCAACCAATCTCTGAAGAAGTGTTTAATAACTTATACACAAAAGTTTTAAATTACTTAGGTGATCAAAAAGAACTTTTCGTCTTCAAAGGTTTTGCAGGTGCAGATCAATCGTACCGCTTACCGCTACAAGTTATCAATGAATATGCTTGGCATAATCTTTTTGCACACCAACTATTTATTCGTCCGACAGAGAACGAATTAAAAACACACGATTCACAGTTCACAGTAATCTCTGCGCCAAACTTTAAAGCAGACCCAGAAGTTGATGGGACGAATTCTGAAACATTCATTATTGTTTCTTTTGAAAAGAAAGTTATTTTAATCGGTGGAACAGAGTATGCTGGGGAAATTAAGAAGTCTATTTTCTCAATTATGAACTACTTATTACCTGAAAACGATATTTTATCAATGCACTGTTCCGCAAACATCGGTGAAGAAGGTGATGTTGCATTATTCTTCGGTTTATCAGGAACTGGAAAAACAACATTATCAGCTGATCCATATCGCCGTTTAATTGGTGATGACGAGCATGGTTGGTCAAACAATGGTGTATTTAACATTGAGGGTGGCTGCTATGCAAAGTGTGTAAATTTATCTGAACAGAAAGAACCGCAAATTTGGAATGCGATCCGTTTTGGCGCTGTTTTAGAAAACGTTATGGTAAATGAAGAAAACAGTGTTGCAGATTACGATGATGTTTCATTAACAGAAAATACGCGTGCAGCATATCCAATCGACTCTATTGATAATATTGTCATGCCAAGTATTGCTGGTCATCCAAATACAATTATTTTTTTAACTGCTGATGCATTTGGAGTACTGCCTCCAATCAGTAAGTTAACGAAAGAGCAAGCGATGTATCATTTCTTATCTGGATACACTAGTAAGCTTGCAGGAACAGAGCGTGGAGTTACTTCACCAGAAGCAACATTCTCAACATGCTTT
Above is a window of Lottiidibacillus patelloidae DNA encoding:
- the pckA gene encoding phosphoenolpyruvate carboxykinase (ATP), with the protein product MSATKSADALNNLLSNSNILSNLSVPQLIEKALLRNEGTLTSTGALRVETGKYTGRSPKDKFIVEEKSVKDKIDWGPINQPISEEVFNNLYTKVLNYLGDQKELFVFKGFAGADQSYRLPLQVINEYAWHNLFAHQLFIRPTENELKTHDSQFTVISAPNFKADPEVDGTNSETFIIVSFEKKVILIGGTEYAGEIKKSIFSIMNYLLPENDILSMHCSANIGEEGDVALFFGLSGTGKTTLSADPYRRLIGDDEHGWSNNGVFNIEGGCYAKCVNLSEQKEPQIWNAIRFGAVLENVMVNEENSVADYDDVSLTENTRAAYPIDSIDNIVMPSIAGHPNTIIFLTADAFGVLPPISKLTKEQAMYHFLSGYTSKLAGTERGVTSPEATFSTCFGSPFLPLPAARYAEMLGEKIDQYNAKVFLVNTGWSGGEYGVGKRMELAYTRAMVQAALEGELNAVEMVTDDIFGLRIPAHCPGVPDDVLIPKKTWADEAAYEVKAKELASKFKENFKKFTNVSEEIKKAGPLS